In the genome of Acidobacteriota bacterium, one region contains:
- a CDS encoding DNA polymerase II has product MSAGKAAALELAEEAREELREYTTFAGSLFMGRVRWPLVVPFPGQSEEDRAAGDAFLARLEELLRTKVDPDEIDRTGEIPQEVIDELAAIGAFGIKVPREYGGLGLSQTNYSRAAVLLGSYCGNVTALLSAHQSIGVPQPLLLFGSEEQKRKFLPKVAGGAISGFALTEVKVGSDPARMETTATPTEDGRHFVINGEKLWCTNGTRADYVIVMAKTPPKVIRGKERDQVTAFVVDMKSPGVSIPHRCRFMGLRALYNAVIRFENVKVPRENIVLGEGKGMRVALTTLNTGRLTLPAACVGLAKRCLGIAREWSNEREQWGATIGKHGAIADKIAGMASTLFAMEAMTFLTSGLVDRKSSDIRLEAAMCKMWCTEAAWRIADETLQIRGGRGFETAQSLEARGEKPVPMERILRDNRINLIFEGSSEIMRLFIAREALDPHLKIAGKVLNSRLPASARLAAAGRSALFYAGWYPRQWLPFGGVPADLDGPLARHARYVVRTSRRLARKLFHAMMSHGPRLEREQMLLARFVEIGTELFAIAATVSYAQHRLRQGAPRDEVLALADLFFRGARRRIAERFRGIRDNDDGRRYRLAQRILDDDYRFLEKGIVGDL; this is encoded by the coding sequence ATGAGCGCCGGAAAGGCCGCAGCCCTGGAGCTGGCGGAGGAGGCGCGCGAGGAGCTGCGGGAGTACACGACCTTCGCCGGGTCGCTCTTCATGGGACGCGTGCGCTGGCCTCTCGTCGTGCCCTTTCCCGGACAGAGTGAAGAGGACCGTGCCGCCGGGGACGCTTTTCTCGCGCGCCTCGAGGAGCTGCTGCGGACGAAGGTCGACCCGGACGAGATCGACCGGACGGGCGAGATACCGCAGGAGGTGATCGACGAGCTGGCCGCGATCGGGGCGTTCGGGATCAAGGTGCCGCGCGAGTACGGCGGGCTCGGCCTGTCCCAGACGAACTACTCGCGGGCCGCCGTTCTCCTGGGGAGCTACTGCGGCAACGTGACCGCTCTCCTCTCCGCGCACCAGTCGATCGGTGTGCCCCAGCCGCTCCTGCTCTTCGGCTCCGAGGAGCAGAAGCGCAAGTTCCTGCCGAAGGTGGCCGGCGGCGCGATCTCGGGCTTTGCGCTGACCGAGGTGAAAGTGGGCTCGGATCCCGCCCGCATGGAGACGACGGCCACGCCGACGGAGGACGGCCGCCACTTCGTCATCAACGGCGAGAAGCTCTGGTGCACCAATGGGACCCGCGCGGACTACGTCATCGTCATGGCGAAGACCCCCCCGAAGGTCATCCGCGGCAAGGAGCGCGACCAGGTCACCGCGTTCGTCGTCGACATGAAATCGCCGGGCGTGAGCATCCCCCACCGCTGCCGGTTCATGGGGCTCCGGGCGCTCTACAACGCGGTGATCAGGTTCGAGAACGTGAAGGTGCCGCGCGAGAACATCGTCCTCGGCGAGGGCAAGGGCATGCGGGTCGCGCTGACGACCCTCAATACCGGGCGGCTCACCCTTCCCGCCGCCTGCGTCGGGCTCGCCAAGCGATGCCTGGGCATCGCGCGGGAGTGGTCCAACGAGCGGGAGCAGTGGGGGGCGACCATCGGCAAGCACGGCGCGATCGCCGACAAGATCGCGGGTATGGCTTCCACCCTGTTCGCCATGGAGGCGATGACGTTCCTCACCTCCGGGCTGGTCGATCGGAAGTCGTCCGACATCCGCCTCGAGGCGGCGATGTGCAAGATGTGGTGCACCGAGGCGGCCTGGAGAATCGCGGACGAGACGCTTCAGATCCGCGGGGGGAGGGGCTTCGAAACAGCCCAGTCCCTCGAGGCTCGCGGCGAGAAACCGGTGCCCATGGAGCGGATTCTGCGCGACAACCGGATCAACCTGATCTTCGAGGGCTCGAGCGAGATCATGCGGCTGTTCATCGCCCGCGAGGCGCTCGATCCTCACCTCAAGATCGCCGGCAAGGTCCTCAACAGCCGCCTGCCCGCCAGCGCCCGTCTCGCCGCCGCTGGCCGCTCGGCGCTGTTCTACGCCGGCTGGTACCCGCGGCAGTGGCTGCCGTTCGGCGGTGTCCCCGCCGACCTCGACGGTCCCCTCGCCAGGCACGCGCGCTACGTCGTCCGAACCTCCCGCCGGCTCGCGCGGAAGCTGTTCCACGCGATGATGTCGCATGGGCCGCGCCTCGAACGGGAGCAGATGCTCCTGGCGAGGTTCGTGGAGATCGGGACCGAGCTGTTCGCGATCGCCGCCACCGTGTCGTACGCCCAGCACCGGCTGCGCCAGGGCGCCCCTCGTGACGAGGTGCTGGCGCTGGCCGACCTGTTCTTCCGGGGTGCCCGGCGGCGGATCGCGGAAAGGTTCCGCGGGATCCGCGACAACGACGACGGGAGGCGGTACCGCCTGGCGCAGCGGATCCTCGACGACGACTACCGGTTCCTCGAAAAGGGGATCGTGGGCGACCTCTGA
- a CDS encoding APC family permease, whose protein sequence is MSATAICGNDITSSTLYVSALAILYAGHLAPVALLLVAGVLYLFRSIYAEVVGALPLNGGAYNALLNTTSKFRASIAACLTILSYMATAVISASEAMHYAHALWDALPVIPATVALLAAFMSLTILGITESAAVAVVIFLFHLTTLTALGVVGAAYVIQHGTSVLTANLAVPTQYGLAKSLFFGFSAAMLGISGFESSANFVEEQAPGVFPKTLRNMWIAVSIFNPGMALLALALVPVSVVPDHKEALLAHMGTIAGGPWLGRLVSVDAALVLSGAVLTSFVGVNGLVGRMTLDRCLPQFLLKRNRRGTTHRIIIGFFLLCVSILFITHGELRTLAGVYTISFLSVMALFAVGNILLKVKRSQLPRDHRASWPGVLLAIAAVGAGIVGNVMLNPAYVWVFLEYFVPTVLIVVIMLERISILRLLLFLVRSLSATIAGTMKRLSQKIREKIDEINSQEVVFFTRGDNIANLNMVMRYVQENEHTNRLKIVIVVKDESEIPPRLSDDLDFLDEAYPDIKIDFVVVHGEFGPEIIRKLSREWNIPTNFMFIGSPGSRFPYRLSDLGGVRLII, encoded by the coding sequence CTGTCGGCGACCGCGATTTGCGGGAACGACATCACCTCGTCGACGCTGTACGTGTCGGCGCTGGCGATCCTCTACGCCGGGCACCTGGCGCCGGTGGCCCTCCTGCTCGTGGCCGGCGTGCTCTACCTGTTCCGGTCGATCTATGCCGAGGTCGTCGGCGCCCTTCCGCTGAACGGAGGGGCCTACAACGCCCTCCTCAACACCACGAGCAAGTTCCGGGCCTCGATCGCGGCCTGCCTGACCATCCTCTCCTACATGGCCACGGCAGTGATCTCGGCGAGCGAGGCGATGCACTACGCACACGCCCTGTGGGACGCTCTGCCGGTCATACCGGCCACGGTCGCGTTGCTGGCGGCCTTCATGAGCCTGACGATTCTCGGCATCACGGAGTCGGCAGCGGTGGCGGTCGTCATCTTTCTCTTTCATCTGACGACGCTCACCGCGCTCGGTGTCGTCGGAGCGGCCTACGTGATCCAGCATGGGACCTCCGTTCTGACGGCGAACCTTGCGGTCCCGACCCAGTACGGGCTGGCGAAGTCGCTCTTCTTCGGCTTTTCGGCCGCCATGCTCGGCATCTCGGGCTTCGAATCCTCGGCCAACTTCGTGGAGGAACAGGCCCCGGGCGTCTTTCCCAAGACGCTCCGGAACATGTGGATCGCGGTGTCGATCTTCAATCCGGGGATGGCGCTGCTGGCCCTGGCGCTGGTGCCGGTGTCGGTCGTCCCGGATCACAAGGAGGCGCTGCTCGCGCACATGGGCACGATCGCCGGCGGACCCTGGCTCGGCCGGCTCGTTTCCGTCGACGCCGCCCTGGTGCTGAGCGGCGCCGTGCTCACGAGCTTCGTCGGGGTCAACGGCCTGGTGGGCCGGATGACGCTGGACCGTTGCCTGCCGCAGTTCCTGCTGAAGAGGAATCGGCGGGGGACGACGCACCGGATCATCATCGGTTTCTTCCTGCTGTGCGTTTCGATCCTCTTCATCACGCACGGTGAGCTGAGGACGCTCGCAGGGGTCTACACGATCTCGTTCCTTTCGGTCATGGCGCTCTTCGCCGTCGGCAACATCCTGCTGAAGGTCAAGCGTTCCCAGCTTCCCCGTGACCACCGTGCGTCCTGGCCCGGCGTGCTTCTCGCGATCGCCGCCGTCGGCGCCGGCATCGTCGGGAACGTGATGCTCAATCCGGCCTACGTGTGGGTGTTCCTCGAGTATTTCGTGCCGACGGTCTTGATCGTGGTCATCATGCTCGAGCGCATCTCGATCCTGCGGTTGCTCCTTTTCCTGGTGAGAAGCCTCAGCGCCACGATCGCCGGGACCATGAAGCGCCTCAGCCAGAAGATCCGGGAGAAGATCGACGAGATCAACAGCCAGGAGGTGGTGTTCTTCACCCGCGGCGACAATATCGCCAATCTCAACATGGTGATGCGTTACGTGCAGGAGAACGAGCACACCAACCGGCTGAAGATCGTGATCGTCGTCAAGGACGAAAGCGAGATCCCGCCGCGGCTGTCCGACGATCTCGATTTCCTCGATGAAGCGTATCCGGACATCAAGATCGACTTCGTCGTCGTTCACGGGGAGTTCGGCCCGGAGATCATCCGGAAGCTCTCGCGTGAGTGGAACATTCCGACGAACTTCATGTTTATCGGTTCGCCGGGCTCGCGCTTCCCCTATCGTCTCTCCGACCTGGGAGGTGTGCGGCTCATCATCTGA